The nucleotide window CAAATACGTCAACCCACTGGAGACCTTCTTCACCATCGCCGTGGTCTACTTCATCGTCAACTACATGATGAGCCAGGCGGCCCGGGCGATTGAACGGAAGCTGGCGGTGAGGACGTTCTGAGCTGGGTGGCGAGGACATCCGCCGGCGCAGTGGGGTCACTCCGACACAACAAAGTTGCTTGAGATGATGCCCCCGGACCACGTCCGGGGGTCTATAATTGAAGAAGCGGTCGTTGACCGGCCGGCGACCAAGGGAGTACGCTGCATACATGGAGACAAAGATCTGGCCTATCACCGGGAGACTGACGGCGGCCAACCGCTGGGATCACGTCCTGGCCCGTTGCGGCTACCGCCGCGGCGACCATCGGGTCAGGCCGGGGCTCTATGCCCTGGGCCGCCCGACCCCGGAGTCGCCGGTCTTCGTCACCGCCAACTACACGTTGAGTTTTGACGCCCTCCGTTCGGCCCTTGCCGGTCGCGACGCCTACATCCTGGCCCTTGACACCAAGGGGATCAACGTTTGGTGCGCCGCGGGGAAAGGGACCTTCGGCACGGTCGAGTTGATCCGCCGGGTCAAGGTGACCCGGCTGGCCGAGGTCGTCTCCCACCGGACCATCATCCTGCCGCAACTCGGCGCGGCCGGCGTGTCGGCCCAGGCGATCGAGAACCGCCTCGGCTTCAGGGTCGAGTACGGGCCGGTCAGGGCCGGGGACCTGCCGGAGTATCTCAAGACCCATCAGGCCACACCGGAGATGCGTCGGGTGACCTTCACCCTGGCCGAGCGAGCGGTCCTGATCCCGGTGGAAGTCCTCCACCTGGGCATGCCGCTGTTGACCCTGGCCGCCCTCGGGTTCTTCGGGGTCCTGCCGTTGGTGGCCTTCGGCGGGGTGGCCGCCCTCCTAGCCGGTGCGGCCGTCTTCCCGATCCTTCTCCCCTGGCTGCCGAGCAAGGATTACAGCGTCAAGGGATGGCTCCTTGGGCTGGTCGCCGTCGCCCCCTTCGCTTACGCCGGCGCGGCCGCCGCCGTCAACCGCGGCGGGCCGTGGTGGGCCTGGCTGGAGCCGC belongs to Bacillota bacterium and includes:
- the hgcA gene encoding mercury methylation corrinoid protein HgcA, with translation METKIWPITGRLTAANRWDHVLARCGYRRGDHRVRPGLYALGRPTPESPVFVTANYTLSFDALRSALAGRDAYILALDTKGINVWCAAGKGTFGTVELIRRVKVTRLAEVVSHRTIILPQLGAAGVSAQAIENRLGFRVEYGPVRAGDLPEYLKTHQATPEMRRVTFTLAERAVLIPVEVLHLGMPLLTLAALGFFGVLPLVAFGGVAALLAGAAVFPILLPWLPSKDYSVKGWLLGLVAVAPFAYAGAAAAVNRGGPWWAWLEPLALMLGLPAITAYLSLNFTGATPWTSKTGVKKEIARYVPIMIGLAASGVLALGLGIALNLIKAR